A region of Nocardioides sp. JS614 DNA encodes the following proteins:
- the zwf gene encoding glucose-6-phosphate dehydrogenase produces MTTPPGWHNPLRDPRDRRLPRIAGPSGMVLFGVTGDLSRKKIMPAIYDLANRGLLPPGFSLTGFARRDWADQDFAQIVHDSVKTHARTEFREEVWRQLAEGFRFVPGNFDDDMAFERLRRTIEELDEVRGTGGNHAFYLAIPPGFFADVVGQLQEHGLTEGRGDSWRRVVVEKPFGHDLESAQRLNSVLAEVFPSGSIFRIDHYLGKETVQNILALRFANEMFEPIWNSNYVDHVQITMAEDIGIGGRAGYYDGIGAARDVIQNHLLQLMALVAMEEPTSFDAESLRIEKQKVLSSVVLPRRLDLTTARGQYAAGWAGGEQVIGFLEEEGIKRTSTTETYAAVTLHVDTRRWAGVPFYLRTGKRLGRRVTEVAVVFRRAPHLPFAASSTEELTQNALVIRVQPDEGVTMRFGSKVPGTQMEIRDVNMDFVYGGAFTESSPEAYERLILDVLLGDPPLFPRHEEVELSWRILDPILEHWARQDEQHKSRPEQYESGGWGPESANAMLARDGRVWRRP; encoded by the coding sequence GTGACGACGCCTCCGGGCTGGCACAACCCCCTCCGCGACCCGCGCGATCGTCGGCTGCCGCGGATCGCGGGGCCGAGCGGGATGGTGCTCTTCGGCGTCACCGGCGACCTGTCCCGCAAGAAGATCATGCCGGCGATCTACGACCTCGCGAACCGCGGGCTGCTGCCGCCGGGCTTCAGCCTGACCGGCTTCGCGCGCCGCGACTGGGCCGACCAGGACTTCGCGCAGATCGTCCACGACTCGGTCAAGACGCACGCCCGGACCGAGTTCCGCGAGGAGGTGTGGCGTCAGCTCGCGGAAGGCTTCCGCTTCGTGCCGGGCAACTTCGACGACGACATGGCCTTCGAGCGGCTGCGCCGGACCATCGAGGAGCTCGACGAGGTGCGCGGCACCGGCGGCAACCACGCGTTCTACCTGGCCATCCCGCCGGGGTTCTTCGCCGATGTCGTGGGTCAGCTCCAGGAGCACGGGCTGACCGAGGGCCGCGGCGACTCCTGGCGTCGGGTGGTCGTGGAGAAGCCCTTCGGTCACGACCTGGAGTCCGCGCAGCGGCTCAACTCGGTGCTGGCCGAGGTGTTCCCCTCCGGCTCGATCTTCCGGATCGACCACTACCTCGGCAAGGAGACGGTGCAGAACATCCTGGCGCTGCGGTTCGCCAACGAGATGTTCGAGCCGATCTGGAACTCCAACTACGTCGACCACGTCCAGATCACGATGGCCGAGGACATCGGCATCGGCGGGCGCGCCGGCTACTACGACGGCATCGGCGCGGCACGGGACGTGATCCAGAACCACCTCCTCCAGCTGATGGCGCTCGTGGCCATGGAGGAGCCGACGTCCTTCGACGCCGAGAGCCTGCGCATCGAGAAGCAGAAGGTCCTCTCCAGCGTCGTGCTGCCGCGCCGGCTCGACCTGACCACCGCACGCGGTCAGTACGCCGCCGGCTGGGCGGGCGGCGAGCAGGTGATCGGCTTCCTCGAGGAGGAGGGCATCAAGCGGACCTCCACCACCGAGACCTACGCCGCGGTGACCCTCCACGTGGACACCCGGCGGTGGGCCGGCGTCCCGTTCTACCTCCGCACCGGCAAGCGGCTGGGCCGGCGGGTGACCGAAGTGGCCGTGGTCTTCAGGCGGGCGCCGCACCTGCCGTTCGCCGCCTCCTCGACCGAGGAGCTCACCCAGAACGCCCTCGTGATCCGGGTGCAGCCCGACGAGGGCGTGACGATGCGCTTCGGCTCGAAGGTGCCCGGCACCCAGATGGAGATCCGCGACGTCAACATGGACTTCGTGTACGGCGGGGCCTTCACCGAGTCCTCTCCCGAGGCCTACGAGCGCCTCATCCTCGACGTGCTCCTCGGCGACCCGCCGCTCTTCCCCCGCCACGAGGAGGTGGAGCTGTCCTGGAGGATCCTCGATCCGATCCTCGAGCACTGGGCCCGCCAGGACGAGCAGCACAAGAGCAGGCCCGAGCAGTACGAGTCCGGTGGCTGGGGCCCGGAGTCCGCGAATGCGATGCTCGCCCGCGACGGACGGGTGTGGAGACGACCATGA
- a CDS encoding glucose-6-phosphate isomerase yields the protein MSDHPAPAGGWHVARGDHHELHVGFRDESAYVAAVRGLVDDKVASRLAARDHTLWGSAAEDEAAKRLGWVGLSRSSRDLISDIAELEVELREQELFRVVLCGMGGSSLAPEVICQSDEVDLVVLDSSDPDFVRSAIEQRLDETVVIVSSKSGGTVETDSQRRAFEKAFTDAGIDPAGRIVVVTDPGSPLEKSARDAGYRVFLADPEVGGRYSALTAFGLVPSGLAGANVAELLDEAEAIRPALEADSVDNPALRLGALLGVANLAGADKLVLTGVGAPYAGFGDWAEQLVAESTGKDGKGILPVVVGSLDSPNFTPSTPDEVLVAFGPGHAERADRIRPASGWGATVDAPLGAQLLLWEYATAIAGRLIGINPFDQPDVESAKAAARQMLDGGASTPEPAFTDGPVAVFVSEGWLPDGVSTVTAAVAALLDRVDGEQGYVAVQAYLDRHRDARLAEVRDALAVRTGRPVTFGWGPRFLHSTGQYHKGGPATGVYLQVTGQPEADLGVPDRPFTFHEFITAQAVGDGQVLAAKGRPVLRLHLSSPSDLDAVLGALG from the coding sequence ATGAGCGATCACCCCGCGCCCGCAGGTGGCTGGCATGTCGCCCGGGGTGATCACCACGAGCTGCACGTCGGCTTCCGCGACGAGTCGGCGTACGTCGCCGCGGTCCGCGGCCTCGTCGACGACAAGGTCGCCAGCCGGCTCGCCGCTCGCGACCACACGCTGTGGGGATCGGCGGCCGAGGACGAGGCCGCCAAGCGACTCGGCTGGGTCGGCCTGTCCCGGTCCTCGCGCGACCTGATCAGCGACATCGCCGAGCTCGAGGTCGAGCTGCGTGAGCAGGAGCTGTTCCGCGTGGTGCTGTGCGGCATGGGCGGCTCCTCCCTGGCGCCCGAGGTGATCTGCCAGAGCGACGAGGTCGACCTCGTGGTGCTGGACTCCTCCGACCCCGACTTCGTGCGCTCGGCCATCGAGCAGCGCCTGGACGAGACCGTGGTCATCGTCTCGAGCAAGTCCGGCGGCACCGTCGAGACCGACAGCCAGCGCCGGGCGTTCGAGAAGGCGTTCACCGATGCCGGGATCGATCCCGCGGGGCGGATCGTCGTCGTCACCGACCCCGGGTCGCCGCTGGAGAAGTCGGCGCGCGACGCGGGCTACCGGGTGTTCCTGGCGGACCCGGAGGTCGGGGGCCGCTACTCCGCGCTGACGGCGTTCGGCCTCGTCCCCAGCGGCCTGGCGGGCGCGAACGTCGCCGAGCTCCTCGACGAGGCCGAGGCGATCCGCCCGGCGCTCGAGGCGGACTCGGTCGACAACCCGGCCCTGCGCCTGGGCGCGCTGCTCGGCGTCGCCAATCTCGCGGGTGCCGACAAGCTCGTCCTGACCGGCGTGGGCGCGCCGTACGCCGGCTTCGGCGACTGGGCCGAGCAGCTGGTCGCCGAGTCGACCGGCAAGGACGGCAAGGGCATCTTGCCGGTCGTCGTCGGCTCCTTGGACTCGCCGAACTTCACCCCCAGCACCCCCGACGAGGTGCTGGTCGCGTTCGGGCCCGGCCACGCCGAGCGCGCGGACCGGATCCGGCCCGCCTCGGGTTGGGGCGCCACCGTCGACGCGCCGCTCGGCGCGCAGCTGCTCCTGTGGGAGTACGCCACCGCCATCGCCGGCCGGCTGATCGGCATCAACCCGTTCGACCAGCCCGACGTCGAGAGCGCCAAGGCGGCCGCCCGCCAGATGCTCGACGGCGGCGCCAGCACCCCCGAGCCGGCCTTCACCGACGGTCCGGTCGCCGTCTTCGTGTCGGAGGGCTGGCTGCCCGACGGCGTCTCCACGGTCACCGCCGCGGTCGCGGCGCTGCTGGACCGCGTCGATGGCGAGCAGGGCTACGTCGCGGTCCAGGCCTACCTCGACCGGCACCGCGACGCGCGCCTGGCGGAGGTGCGCGACGCGCTCGCCGTACGGACCGGCCGGCCGGTGACCTTCGGTTGGGGCCCACGCTTCCTGCACTCCACCGGGCAGTACCACAAGGGCGGGCCCGCGACCGGCGTCTACCTCCAGGTGACAGGCCAGCCCGAGGCCGACCTCGGCGTACCCGACCGCCCGTTCACGTTCCACGAGTTCATCACCGCGCAGGCGGTCGGCGACGGCCAGGTCCTCGCAGCCAAGGGCCGGCCCGTGCTCCGCCTGCACCTGTCGTCACCGAGCGACCTGGACGCCGTGCTGGGAGCGCTCGGGTGA
- the tal gene encoding transaldolase has protein sequence MSDLLKALTDAGVSIWLDDLSRERIESGTLAELVEQRSVVGVTSNPTIFAAAISDGERYDAQVAQLVEKGEPVDRIVFELTTEDVRNACDILRPTYEADHANGRVSIEVEPDLANDTQATIASARALWSAVDRPNALVKIPATEEGLAAITAATAEGISVNVTLMFSTQRYREVMDAYLTGLEHAQEAGRDLSRIHSYGSFFVSRVDTEVDKRLEAIGSETALALRGKAAVANALVAYGAFEEVFGSERWRALEAAGANRQRPLWASTGVKNPDYDDTMYVRDLVVAETVNTMPEKTLDAFADHGEVLGDVVTGRAGAGAAILERLGEVGVDFDDVLAVLETEGVDKFKKSWSELTEKVSAQMEKAEASA, from the coding sequence ATGAGCGACCTACTGAAAGCCCTCACCGACGCCGGTGTGTCCATCTGGCTCGACGATCTCTCCCGGGAGCGGATCGAGTCCGGCACGTTGGCCGAGCTGGTGGAGCAGAGATCGGTGGTGGGGGTCACGAGCAACCCGACGATCTTCGCCGCCGCGATCTCCGACGGCGAGCGCTACGACGCGCAGGTCGCCCAGCTGGTGGAGAAGGGCGAGCCGGTCGACCGGATCGTCTTCGAGCTCACGACCGAGGACGTCCGCAACGCGTGCGACATCCTGCGCCCGACGTACGAGGCGGACCACGCCAACGGGCGCGTCTCCATCGAGGTCGAGCCGGACCTGGCGAACGACACCCAGGCCACGATCGCGTCGGCCCGCGCGCTGTGGTCGGCCGTCGACCGACCCAACGCGCTGGTGAAGATCCCGGCGACCGAGGAGGGCCTGGCCGCCATCACCGCCGCGACCGCCGAGGGCATCAGCGTGAACGTGACCCTGATGTTCAGCACCCAGCGCTATCGCGAGGTCATGGACGCCTACCTCACCGGCCTCGAGCACGCTCAGGAAGCGGGCCGCGACCTGTCCCGGATCCACTCCTACGGATCGTTCTTCGTCTCCCGGGTCGACACCGAGGTCGACAAGCGGCTCGAGGCGATCGGTTCGGAGACGGCGCTCGCCCTGCGTGGCAAGGCCGCCGTCGCCAACGCCCTGGTGGCGTACGGCGCGTTCGAGGAGGTGTTCGGCTCCGAGCGCTGGCGTGCCCTGGAGGCGGCCGGCGCCAACCGGCAGCGGCCGCTGTGGGCATCGACGGGAGTCAAGAACCCCGACTACGACGACACGATGTACGTGCGCGACCTCGTGGTCGCCGAGACGGTCAACACGATGCCGGAGAAGACCCTGGACGCGTTCGCGGACCACGGCGAGGTGCTCGGCGACGTGGTGACCGGCCGGGCCGGCGCCGGCGCGGCGATCCTGGAGCGCCTCGGTGAGGTCGGCGTCGACTTCGACGACGTCTTGGCGGTCCTGGAGACCGAGGGCGTGGACAAGTTCAAGAAGTCGTGGTCCGAGCTCACCGAGAAGGTGTCCGCCCAGATGGAGAAGGCCGAGGCCTCGGCATGA
- the tkt gene encoding transketolase, with the protein MDAVQKVGNGHPGTAMSLAPAAYLLFQKVMRHDPSDPRWIARDRFVLSAGHSSLTLYIQLFLGGFGLELDDLKALRTWGSKTPGHPEYRHTAGVETTTGPLGQGVGNAVGMAMAARRLRGLLDPGAKTGPSVFDHRVYAICSDGDIEEGVSGEASSIAGTQQLGNLTLIYDANKISIEDDTNIALSEDVAARYEAYGWHVQVVDWTNGGTEYREDVHALYDALRAAEAVTDRPSFIELKTIIAWPAPNAQGTGKSHGSALGADEVAATKEVLGFDPAQTFEVPEGVLEHTRRLGERGAAAGKAWDEDFAAWRAKNPDAFDVLMRLRGHELPEGWADDLPVFDADPKGVATRKASGQVINAIAKRVPELWGGSADLAESNNTTIEDVPSFLPVDRSSKMWAGDPYAGRVLHFGIREHAMGSIMNGIALHSGTRVFGGTFLTFSDYMRPAVRLASLMGLPVTYVWTHDSIGLGEDGPTHQPIEHLAALRAIPGLDVIRPADANEVAACWKAVMEHTDRPSALALTRQNVPVFPREQDGFAGTADVHRGGYILIDAPEIDGQGGQPDVVLIGTGSEVQLAVEARALLAEDGIRARVVSMPCREWFAAQHESYREAVIPPIVKARVSVEAGIAQGWHEVVGDHGRIVSIETYGASADYARIYQEYGITARAVADAARDSIRVSSS; encoded by the coding sequence ATGGACGCGGTGCAGAAGGTCGGCAACGGCCACCCGGGCACGGCGATGAGCCTGGCCCCCGCGGCGTACCTGCTGTTCCAGAAGGTGATGCGCCACGACCCGTCCGACCCGCGCTGGATCGCGCGGGACCGGTTCGTCCTCTCGGCGGGTCACTCCTCGCTCACCCTGTACATCCAGCTCTTCCTCGGCGGCTTCGGGCTCGAGCTCGACGACCTCAAGGCGCTGCGCACCTGGGGCAGCAAGACCCCCGGGCACCCGGAGTACCGCCACACCGCGGGGGTCGAGACGACCACGGGCCCGCTCGGTCAGGGCGTCGGCAACGCGGTCGGGATGGCGATGGCCGCGCGGCGGCTGCGTGGGCTGCTCGACCCGGGCGCGAAGACCGGGCCCTCGGTGTTCGACCACCGGGTCTACGCGATCTGCAGTGACGGAGACATCGAGGAGGGCGTGAGCGGCGAGGCCTCCTCGATCGCCGGCACCCAGCAGCTCGGCAACCTCACGCTGATCTACGACGCCAACAAGATCTCCATCGAGGACGACACCAACATCGCCCTCAGCGAGGACGTGGCCGCGCGCTACGAGGCGTACGGCTGGCACGTCCAGGTCGTCGACTGGACCAACGGCGGCACCGAGTACCGCGAGGACGTGCACGCGCTGTACGACGCGCTCCGCGCCGCCGAGGCGGTCACCGACCGGCCCAGCTTCATCGAGCTGAAGACGATCATCGCCTGGCCCGCGCCGAACGCGCAGGGCACCGGCAAGTCCCACGGATCCGCCCTCGGGGCCGACGAGGTCGCCGCCACCAAGGAGGTCCTCGGCTTCGACCCGGCGCAGACCTTCGAGGTCCCGGAGGGCGTCCTCGAGCACACCCGGCGACTCGGGGAGCGCGGTGCGGCCGCGGGCAAGGCCTGGGACGAGGACTTCGCCGCGTGGCGGGCCAAGAACCCGGACGCCTTCGACGTGCTGATGCGGCTGCGCGGCCACGAGCTACCCGAGGGCTGGGCCGACGACCTGCCGGTCTTCGACGCCGACCCGAAGGGGGTCGCGACGCGCAAGGCCTCCGGCCAGGTGATCAACGCGATCGCGAAGCGCGTCCCGGAGCTCTGGGGCGGCTCCGCCGACCTCGCCGAGTCCAACAACACCACGATCGAGGACGTCCCGTCGTTCCTGCCGGTCGACCGGTCCTCGAAGATGTGGGCGGGCGACCCGTACGCGGGCCGGGTGCTGCACTTCGGCATCCGTGAGCACGCGATGGGTTCGATCATGAACGGCATCGCCCTGCACAGTGGCACCCGCGTCTTCGGCGGCACCTTCCTCACGTTCTCCGACTACATGCGGCCCGCGGTCCGGCTCGCGTCGCTGATGGGGCTCCCGGTCACCTACGTGTGGACCCACGACTCCATCGGTCTCGGCGAGGACGGGCCGACGCACCAGCCGATCGAGCACCTCGCCGCGCTGCGCGCCATCCCCGGCCTCGACGTCATCCGGCCTGCGGACGCCAACGAGGTGGCCGCCTGCTGGAAGGCGGTCATGGAGCACACGGACCGGCCCTCCGCCCTGGCCCTCACCCGCCAGAACGTGCCGGTGTTCCCGCGGGAGCAGGACGGCTTCGCCGGCACCGCCGACGTGCACCGGGGCGGCTACATCCTGATCGACGCCCCCGAGATCGACGGCCAGGGCGGCCAGCCCGACGTCGTACTGATCGGCACCGGTTCGGAGGTCCAGCTGGCCGTCGAGGCCCGAGCCCTGCTCGCCGAGGACGGGATCCGCGCCCGCGTGGTCTCGATGCCGTGCCGCGAGTGGTTCGCCGCCCAGCACGAGTCCTACCGCGAGGCCGTCATCCCGCCGATCGTCAAGGCGCGCGTCTCGGTCGAGGCGGGCATCGCCCAGGGCTGGCACGAGGTCGTCGGCGACCACGGCCGGATCGTCTCGATCGAGACGTACGGCGCCTCGGCCGACTACGCCCGCATCTACCAGGAGTACGGCATCACCGCCCGGGCCGTCGCCGACGCCGCCCGCGACAGCATCCGCGTGAGCAGCAGCTAG
- a CDS encoding heme o synthase, which translates to MTYVGQSASAAQQSVAERASVKDVLAAYVGLTKPRVIELLLLTTVPVMFFADRGIPELWLVVATVVGGAFSAGSASVFNCVYDRDIDEQMRRTRRRALPRHIVSPAAALVFGFVLGILSTVILYVWVNPLSAALSVAANAFYVLVYTMLLKRRTTQNIVWGGLAGCFPALIGWTAVTGSLSWVPVVLFAVVFFWTPPHTWALALRYREDYANVDVPMLPVVAPAREVGRQVVIYSWVMVATSLLLWPVAGTGIFYPIAAGVLGAVFLLEAHRMWARSRDTESLSVIQPMRLFHSSNLYLSLLFVAVALDPLLAG; encoded by the coding sequence GTGACGTACGTCGGCCAGTCGGCCTCTGCTGCCCAGCAGTCCGTGGCCGAACGGGCGAGCGTCAAGGACGTCCTGGCGGCGTACGTCGGGCTCACCAAGCCGCGGGTGATCGAGCTCCTGCTGCTCACCACTGTCCCCGTGATGTTCTTCGCCGACCGCGGCATCCCCGAGCTCTGGCTGGTGGTGGCGACCGTCGTCGGCGGCGCGTTCTCGGCCGGGTCGGCGTCGGTGTTCAACTGCGTCTACGACCGGGACATCGACGAGCAGATGCGGCGGACCCGCCGCCGGGCCCTGCCGCGGCACATCGTGTCGCCGGCCGCGGCCCTGGTGTTCGGGTTCGTGCTCGGGATCCTGTCGACGGTGATCCTGTACGTCTGGGTGAACCCGCTCTCGGCGGCGCTGTCGGTGGCCGCGAACGCGTTCTACGTGCTCGTGTACACGATGCTGCTCAAGCGCCGGACCACCCAGAACATCGTCTGGGGCGGCCTGGCCGGGTGCTTCCCCGCCCTGATCGGCTGGACGGCGGTCACCGGGTCGCTGTCCTGGGTGCCGGTCGTGCTGTTCGCCGTGGTCTTCTTCTGGACCCCGCCGCACACCTGGGCGCTGGCGCTGCGCTACCGCGAGGACTACGCGAACGTCGACGTCCCGATGCTCCCCGTGGTCGCGCCGGCGCGCGAGGTCGGGCGCCAGGTGGTCATCTACAGCTGGGTGATGGTCGCGACCTCGCTGCTGCTGTGGCCGGTCGCCGGCACCGGGATCTTCTACCCCATCGCCGCCGGCGTCCTCGGTGCCGTCTTCCTGCTCGAGGCACACCGGATGTGGGCCCGCTCCCGGGACACCGAGAGCCTCTCGGTGATCCAGCCGATGCGGCTGTTCCACTCCTCGAACCTGTACCTCTCGCTGCTGTTCGTCGCGGTCGCGCTCGACCCGCTGCTGGCCGGCTGA
- a CDS encoding COX15/CtaA family protein — MDRLTFRLRHLHDWLRGWGWASLVANGVLVVTGGVVRLTGSGLGCPTWPRCTEESFTPHGAYDVHSAIEFGNRLLTYVLTAVAIGTFLAAWQSGRRELRVLALVMGLGIPAQAVIGGITVLTDLNPWIVSLHLLLSLAIMGLAVLFLHRIGQPAPAVPPRGGLVGLAWATFAAAWAVLYVGTIVTGSGPHAGDADSARNGLSPLQMSQLHADGVFLFVGLTVGLLFAVVAAGAPASTRQAVVVLLVVEVAQGAIGFVQYFTDLPVVLVGFHMLGAACTSAAVTWALIRVREPAGLPGSPVPPVAS; from the coding sequence ATGGATCGACTGACCTTCCGGCTGCGCCACCTCCACGACTGGCTGCGCGGCTGGGGCTGGGCCTCGCTGGTTGCCAACGGCGTCCTCGTCGTCACCGGGGGCGTGGTCCGCCTGACGGGCTCCGGCCTCGGCTGCCCGACCTGGCCGCGCTGCACCGAGGAGTCGTTCACGCCGCACGGCGCCTACGACGTGCACTCGGCGATCGAGTTCGGCAACCGGCTGCTGACCTACGTGCTCACCGCGGTCGCGATCGGCACCTTCCTCGCGGCCTGGCAGTCCGGTCGGCGGGAGCTGCGCGTGCTCGCCCTGGTCATGGGCCTGGGCATCCCGGCGCAGGCCGTGATCGGCGGCATCACCGTCCTCACCGACCTCAACCCGTGGATCGTGTCGCTGCACCTGCTCCTGTCCCTGGCGATCATGGGCCTCGCGGTGCTCTTCCTGCACCGGATCGGCCAGCCCGCGCCCGCCGTACCGCCGCGGGGCGGGCTGGTGGGGCTCGCCTGGGCGACCTTCGCCGCCGCCTGGGCCGTGCTCTACGTCGGCACCATCGTCACCGGCTCCGGCCCGCACGCGGGCGATGCGGACTCGGCGCGCAACGGGCTCTCCCCGCTCCAGATGAGCCAGCTGCACGCCGACGGGGTGTTCTTGTTCGTGGGGCTCACCGTGGGGCTGCTGTTCGCCGTGGTCGCGGCCGGCGCGCCCGCCTCGACCCGGCAGGCCGTGGTGGTGCTGCTGGTCGTCGAGGTCGCCCAGGGGGCGATCGGCTTCGTGCAGTACTTCACCGACCTCCCGGTCGTCCTGGTCGGCTTCCACATGCTCGGTGCGGCCTGCACCTCCGCCGCCGTCACCTGGGCCCTGATCCGGGTGCGCGAGCCTGCGGGTCTCCCCGGCTCTCCTGTCCCACCTGTGGCGTCGTAG
- a CDS encoding ABC transporter permease yields MSPATRRPTGRPSGTFAPRPGAAPLHRQVLAQAAMESRLMLRNGEQLLLAVVIPVIVLIGGVAGAERVGMDLSHAPVDVFAPGVLALAVMSTAFTSLAIATGFERRYGVIKRLGSSPLPRSGLLAGKIGGLLLIEALQVLVISLVALALDWDPEPGVLGALLAVVLGTAAFASLGLFLSGVLRAEATLAAANLVYLLLMAGGAVVLPVSAYGSFGEVVRWLPSGALGGAMREALIDGATAWTDLAVLLAWAVLGTALTARTFKWE; encoded by the coding sequence ATGAGCCCGGCGACCCGACGACCGACCGGACGACCGAGTGGCACCTTCGCACCTCGGCCCGGCGCGGCCCCCCTGCACCGCCAGGTGCTCGCCCAGGCGGCGATGGAGTCCCGGCTGATGCTCCGCAACGGGGAGCAGCTGCTGCTGGCCGTCGTGATCCCCGTCATCGTGCTCATCGGGGGCGTCGCCGGCGCGGAGCGGGTCGGCATGGACCTCTCGCACGCGCCCGTGGACGTCTTCGCGCCGGGCGTCCTGGCGCTCGCCGTGATGTCCACCGCGTTCACGTCGCTGGCCATCGCGACCGGATTCGAGCGCCGGTACGGCGTCATCAAGCGCCTCGGCTCCTCCCCGCTCCCCCGGTCGGGCCTGCTGGCGGGGAAGATCGGCGGCCTGCTCCTCATCGAGGCGCTCCAGGTGCTGGTGATCTCGCTGGTGGCGCTCGCGCTCGACTGGGACCCCGAGCCGGGCGTGCTGGGCGCGCTCCTCGCCGTGGTCCTCGGCACCGCGGCGTTCGCCTCGCTCGGCCTGTTCCTCTCCGGAGTGCTGCGCGCCGAGGCGACCCTCGCGGCCGCCAACCTCGTCTATCTCCTGCTGATGGCCGGTGGCGCGGTCGTGCTGCCCGTCTCGGCGTACGGCTCCTTCGGCGAGGTGGTCCGCTGGCTGCCCTCCGGCGCCCTCGGCGGCGCGATGCGGGAGGCGCTCATCGACGGGGCGACGGCCTGGACCGACCTGGCCGTGCTGCTCGCGTGGGCGGTGCTCGGCACCGCCCTCACCGCCCGGACCTTCAAGTGGGAGTGA
- a CDS encoding ABC transporter ATP-binding protein: MPAPDPTVPAVSVDGLEMRYGDKVAVDALSLNVERHTITAVLGPNGAGKTTTLETCEGYRRPQAGTVRVLGLDPIRDRAELLPRIGVMLQGGGAWSGVRAREMLDHVAKLHAHPLDTEMLSERLGLADCGRTPYRRLSGGQQQRLGLAMALVGRPEVVFVDEPTAGMDPQARRTTWELLEELRGDGVTVVLTTHYMDEAERLADRIHIIDHGRLIASGTPLELTRGGTHATIRLVVTRPFPPGSPDSLAHTLGEHTEVTQLDALSLMVTGPADASTLAKVSRWCEENNVLPESLTLGQRNLEDVFLQLTGRGLAP; the protein is encoded by the coding sequence GTGCCCGCGCCCGACCCCACCGTTCCCGCGGTCTCGGTCGACGGCCTGGAGATGCGCTACGGCGACAAGGTGGCCGTCGACGCGCTCTCGCTGAACGTGGAGCGGCACACCATCACCGCCGTCCTCGGCCCGAACGGGGCAGGGAAGACCACGACGCTCGAGACCTGCGAGGGCTACCGCCGCCCGCAGGCCGGCACAGTGCGGGTGCTCGGTCTGGACCCGATCCGCGACCGGGCCGAGCTGCTGCCCCGGATCGGCGTGATGCTCCAGGGCGGCGGTGCCTGGAGCGGCGTGCGGGCCCGGGAGATGCTCGACCACGTCGCGAAGCTGCACGCCCACCCGCTGGACACCGAGATGCTCTCCGAACGCCTCGGCCTGGCCGACTGCGGGCGCACGCCCTACCGCCGGCTCTCCGGCGGGCAGCAGCAGCGCCTCGGCCTCGCGATGGCGCTGGTCGGCCGGCCTGAGGTCGTGTTCGTCGACGAGCCCACCGCGGGCATGGACCCCCAGGCACGGCGCACCACCTGGGAGCTGCTCGAGGAGCTGCGCGGCGACGGCGTGACCGTGGTGCTCACCACCCACTACATGGACGAGGCCGAGCGGCTCGCGGACCGGATCCACATCATCGACCACGGCCGGCTGATCGCCTCCGGGACGCCGCTCGAGCTGACCCGCGGCGGCACCCACGCCACGATCCGGCTGGTGGTGACCAGGCCGTTCCCCCCGGGCTCGCCGGACTCGCTGGCGCACACCCTCGGCGAGCACACCGAGGTCACCCAGCTCGACGCTCTCAGCCTGATGGTGACGGGCCCGGCCGACGCCTCCACGCTCGCCAAGGTCTCGCGCTGGTGCGAGGAGAACAACGTGCTCCCCGAGTCCCTCACGCTGGGACAGCGCAACCTCGAGGACGTCTTCCTCCAGCTCACCGGACGGGGGCTGGCGCCATGA
- a CDS encoding glycerophosphodiester phosphodiesterase yields the protein MSPLAIAHRAGNSLAGLHEANLLGADVIECDVHAHRGRLEVRHLKTAGPLPFLWDRWELASAAAPRLGLAELLDADRRGTTFMLDLKGRSVSTGLAVAGLLHERAHQHPVLACGRFWPAVEAVARLPYVRPVLSARNRAERAALLRWIDRADRSDRPAPYGVSLHRSLLDANLVGRLRGAVEVVMTWPIDDLEWLDRVVGLGANGVITNEPEILREVRRRRA from the coding sequence ATGAGCCCGCTCGCGATCGCCCACCGGGCCGGCAACTCCCTCGCCGGCCTGCACGAGGCGAACCTGCTCGGCGCCGACGTGATCGAGTGCGACGTGCACGCCCACCGGGGGCGTCTCGAGGTGCGGCACCTCAAGACGGCCGGACCGCTGCCCTTCCTGTGGGACCGATGGGAGCTCGCCTCCGCCGCGGCCCCTCGTCTCGGGCTCGCCGAGCTCCTCGACGCCGACCGGCGCGGGACGACGTTCATGCTCGACCTGAAGGGACGCTCGGTGTCGACCGGCCTGGCAGTGGCCGGGCTGCTGCACGAGCGCGCGCACCAACACCCCGTGCTCGCCTGCGGACGGTTCTGGCCGGCGGTGGAGGCCGTCGCCCGGCTGCCCTACGTCCGTCCCGTCCTCTCCGCGCGCAACCGCGCCGAGCGCGCCGCGCTGCTCCGCTGGATCGACCGGGCTGACCGGTCCGACCGGCCGGCGCCGTACGGCGTCTCGCTGCACCGCTCGCTGCTGGACGCGAACCTGGTCGGCCGGCTGCGGGGCGCCGTCGAGGTCGTGATGACCTGGCCGATCGACGACCTCGAGTGGCTCGACCGCGTCGTGGGGCTCGGCGCGAACGGCGTGATCACCAACGAGCCGGAGATCCTGCGTGAAGTGCGCCGACGCAGGGCCTGA